Proteins encoded in a region of the Vicia villosa cultivar HV-30 ecotype Madison, WI linkage group LG5, Vvil1.0, whole genome shotgun sequence genome:
- the LOC131602720 gene encoding caffeoylshikimate esterase: MEEQQQKLLQSSSYPFFWGYTPEEQYYKQQQITSTKSTFTTPRNLTLFTRSWLPTLTTPPRALIFMIHGYGNDISWTFQSTPIFLAQKGFACFALDLQGHGQTQGLKAFVPSVDLVVQDCLSYFNSIKQDPKFKSLPCFLFGESMGGAICLLIHFADPKGFQGAILVAPMCKISDKVRPKWPIPQILTFLARFFPTLPIVPTPDLLYKSVKVDHKKVIAQMNPLRYRGKPRLGTVVELLRVTDILSRKLCDVELPFIVLHGSADVVTDPEVSRELYEEARSEDKSIKVFDGMMHSLLFGETDENVEVVRSEILQWLNGRCN; the protein is encoded by the coding sequence ATGGAAGAACAACAACAGaagcttcttcaatcttcttcctATCCCTTCTTTTGGGGCTACACACCAGAAGAACAATACtacaaacaacaacaaatcaCATCCACAAAATCAACCTTCACAACACCAAGAAACCTCACTCTCTTCACCCGATCATGGCTTCCAACCCTCACCACTCCACCACGCGCTCTCATCTTCATGATCCATGGCTACGGCAACGACATCTCATGGACCTTCCAATCCACCCCAATCTTCCTTGCTCAAAAGGGTTTCGCTTGTTTCGCTCTTGACCTTCAGGGCCACGGTCAAACACAAGGCCTCAAAGCTTTTGTCCCTAGCGTTGACCTTGTCGTACAAGATTGTCTCTCTTACTTCAATTCCATCAAACAAGATCCAAAGTTTAAATCTTTACCTTGTTTTTTGTTTGGAGAATCAATGGGTGGTGCTATTTGTCTTTTGATTCATTTTGCGGATCCGAAAGGGTTTCAAGGTGCTATCTTGGTAGCACCCATGTGTAAAATCTCTGATAAGGTTAGACCCAAATGGCCAATTCCTCAGATTCTCACTTTTCTTGCAAGATTCTTCCCTACTTTGCCGATTGTTCCTACTCCTGATCTTCTTTACAAGTCTGTGAAAGTTGATCATAAGAAGGTTATTGCTCAAATGAATCCTTTGAGGTATAGAGGGAAACCTAGGTTGGGGACTGTGGTGGAGCTTTTGAGGGTTACTGATATTTTGAGTAGGAAGCTTTGTGATGTTGAGCTTCCTTTTATTGTGTTACATGGTAGTGCTGATGTTGTTACTGATCCTGAGGTTAGTAGGGAGTTGTATGAAGAAGCTAGGAGTGAGGATAAGAGTATTAAGGTGTTTGATGGGATGATGCATTCTTTGCTTTTTGGGGAGACTGATGAGAATGTTGAAGTTGTTAGGAGTGAGATTTTGCAGTGGTTGAATGGTAGATGCAATTGA
- the LOC131605551 gene encoding uncharacterized protein LOC131605551, which produces MSSPNPNYRPYYGSIISYSSQTPPYYSSTPTGNEIVPIVELDEFPTQVTLGAMSGGQGATPNAEDSTPVRRKNPKWSTDQNLVLISGWIKYGTDSVVGRNQKSDSYWGKIVDYYNEHCSFDPPRDGAACRNHYNYMNKILNKWTGVMITLNVCNKAGGRRMIQVGENIGSGSSGSKRVHESDASDSNTVGSSARQMGTDATKKREKELERLDKIAMRQEEASQLLKENTEAKKMKMFMKLSSKDHLDDRSNELLEKLEKDLFENYVLSS; this is translated from the exons ATGTCGTCACCTAATCCAAATTATCGTCCATATTATGGATCAATAATATCATATTCATCTCAAACACCCCCTTATTATTCTTCTACTCCCACGGGAAATGAAATTGTTCCGATTGTTGAACTTGATGAATTTCCTACACAAGTGACTCTTGGTGCCATGAGCGGTGGTCAAGGAGCCACTCCAAATGCAGAGGATTCAACTCCTGTTCGCCGAAAAAACCCCAAATGGTCCACTGATCAAAATTTGGTTCTAATTAGTGGGTGGATTAAATATGGAACAGACAGTGTTGTTGGGAGAAATCAAAAAAGTGATTCATATTGGGGTAAAATTGTTGATTACTATAACGAGCATTGCTCATTTGATCCTCCCCGTGATGGAGCTGCGTGTAGAAATCATTACAACTACATGaacaaaatacttaataaatggaCCGGTGTTATGATAACGCTAAACGTATGCAACAAAGCGGGTGGTCGGAGAATGAT TCAGGTTGGAGAAAATATTGGATCTGGAAGTAGTGGATCTAAGAGAGTCCACGAGAGTGATGCAAGTGATTCCAACACCGTAGGATCTAGTGCTCGCCAAATGGGGACGGATGCAACTAAAAAAAgg GAGAAAGAGTTGGAACGATTGGACAAAATAGCCATGAGGCAAGAGGAGGCTAGCCAATTATTGAAAGAAAATACTGAGGCTAAGAAGATGAAGATGTTTATGAAGCTAAGTTCAAAGGACCATCTCGATGACCGGAGCAATGAGTTGTTGGAAAAGTTGGAAAAAGATCTGTTTGAAAATTATGTGTTGTCAAGTTAA